The Myxocyprinus asiaticus isolate MX2 ecotype Aquarium Trade chromosome 36, UBuf_Myxa_2, whole genome shotgun sequence genome segment CAAGCCTCAATGTGTAATTGTATTACATTCAATACATAATCATTACATTATTCCATTTTCATTTCGATCAGTTTGTATAGTAAAATTTAAGATTGAAAATGCTTCATGAAAAGAAAAGCACTCTTAACCATGTGCTGATTTGGTACTTCATCTTTTTATCTTCAACATATATCTTGATTTAGCTCAAATAATCACATTCAATCGTTGTCTTTTCATTGCCAGTCCCTGCTTATATAACCAATTGCAGGGGTTTAACCTAAATAAACAGATCTATATAATGTGAAAAGTgaaattgtatactgtatattcttttaaTTAAAGCCAATATCCTATCCATgttaaaacaatatattgcaaGTTCACTCAACTGTAAATTACTCCTTATTTCTTTTACCTTCCTTGAACATTTTAAACAGTGAgaattactgattgcaataagaCGTTTCTAGAGCTACAGAATAACTTGTATCGAATGTTCTATTCTGTTATGCTTATGTAATGTGATTAACCTTCCAGTCACTTTGTGGTTTAACCTAATTAAATTACTCTACCACTTTTCCATGCAAAACAAAGACTAGCACGTTCACACGACTGTAAATGTCTTGCAATGCTTTTTACATAACAGTTTCAATGTTGAGAACATACGCTTGTAGAATGCAAAACAGACTTcacaaatagttttaaaaaaatctgtgtaagGCAGTAACttaaacctttttctttttggcagtaaccaaggttttgatacaattaaccacggttttactacagcattactgtatatatatacataagtaataataaagttgctcattttatccaaagaattcataaaaattcaatttaatagaggtatcagaattggtatcgatatcagcaatattggcctaaaagtacttggtactggattgaaaaaaaaaaaaaacaagtggtatcacccatccctgCCTGACATGGATTTTTAACACAGTCCAACTTAGATCACCCttatggtgacatcacacgaaacaactatttgcaacaaaacagcatacataatactacaaaagagctaaaactgAGAGTTATATTCATATAGGCTGTATAACTGCAAAGGGGGCTTATAATCTTAGTCACATTAAATGAaaaagatacagtatactgtataaatattaaaaacaatgtgCCTATTCATTTTCCTACCGCAAGGGGGAGACAGAAGCTTAGTGAGAGAGAAGTCCACACTCTTGACCTTGTTCAGCCACGCCCCTTTTCTGGGCGTAAACTGGACCTTGCAGATCACATTCGGACTGCTCTTAATTGCTGCACCTTTTcatacaagcacttaaatgttatATGTGGACTTCTGCTTAATTTTTTTCGAGGTTTTTGTgaataatttgttaaaatgtgtgaaatgtcgtattataatgcatgcaattttataatattaaataaaggagtgcatttatgcttaaaaaaataatttatcatcccacataaaaaaagaaaataaaaaattaacagctTAATGGTGATTgttgtaaaattaattaaaataaaatttgcacTTTTACATAGGTACACACCTAATAtgtttgtatactgtataaaGGGTTGGGGAGTATTGggatacatgtaacaggattacgtatttaaaatacaaaatataagtaactgtattccactacagttacagtttaaatcattggtaattagaatacagttacattcaaaaagtattttgattactgaagagattactttgcattttattgtcatttgtttcatttaatatttcgtcctttcagatggaaaacatttatacatataaatgatgtgatccaaagtgcatttgaacagcggtgaaacactttcttatgatgtgttacattcatacgagcagacagaggagtaagtttgaagtaagtttggagcagaagaaatagaaataaaccttgtgtaaattgtcagctttacgctgagctaaaatgctatttctagccattttacatgcacatgttaccagacacgatcatatttttatatcatgaaaattcacgtTACatcatgatttctttttttctagtaagacctttgatattagggcaaaaatcatattcttgataataatttttgtattattttcctgtaaaaatatctaaaaatccttaaaacaagatcaatttgatttatcttgtgttagaaacaacactgcataagatatttaggtttttcagagaatgtatttttaacatgtgtattttgtcttactgtactggcagagtttttatagtcaaaacaagtgaaaaaatctaccagtgctgaagaagtaatccaaagtatttagaatacgttactgaccttgagtaatctaacggaatacgttacaaattacattttacagcatgtattctgtaatctgtagaggaatacatttcaaaagtaaccctcccaacgctgattgtatatatatattatgaacaaATTTTGCTCtcatagaaagaaattggtacttttattcaccaaagtggcattcaactgatcactctgtatagtcaggacattaataacatgacaaattactattacaatttgaaaaaatgttcagaacttcttaaactacttcaaagagttctcatcaaaaaaatcctccatgtgcagcaatgacagctttgcagatccttgttattctagctgtcagtttgtccagatactcaggtgacatttcaccccacacttcctgtagcacttgccatagatgtgactgtcttgtcgggcacttctcacgcaccttacagtctagctgatcccacaaaagctcaatggggttaagatccagaacactcttttccaattatatgttgtccaatgtctgtgtttctttgcccactctaaccttttctttttgtttttctgtttcaaaagtggcttttttttctttgcaattcttcccataaggcctgcacccctgagtcttctctttactgttgtacatgaaactggtgttgagtgggtagaattcaatgaagctgtcagctgaggacatgtgaggcgtctatttctcaaactagagactctgatgtacttatcctcttgtttagttgtacatctggtcttccacatctctttctgtccttgttagagtcagttgtcctttgtctttgaagactgtagtgtacacctttgtatgaaatcttcagttttttttagcagtttcaagcattgtgtagccttcattcctcaaaacaatgattgattgatgagtttctagagaaagctgtttcttttttgccatttttgaactaatattgaccttaagacatgccagtctattgcatactatggcgactcaaaaacaaacacaaagacaatgttaagcttcatttctttctggtcacaaagtgtctcaagattcaagaaatatatttatgttattgtACACTGAAGGAGcatcataatttgtgtgaaaagaaataacaacagaaggtggttttgaataaaattcattgtttaaaaaaaggtGGCTTTTGCCCCTcgtttggggtaaaaggccccctagGGGGGTTAaattgatatagtgtagataccgGGTCAGTAGTTATAGGGCACCATTTGTCAACTTATACAAAtacttttaagacagcaagaAACTTTTTTGAGTTACAAAttctgcttattcaaaataaccacttcagaaaaggatgcatcatttcttgttcatttcaatcacatttgacatttcattacatctaaagtattctataaacaaatgaatctccattgtgattggatcagtcaatgtgagcacacTTTGTAAATTTTTCATAACAAAGCTATTCGCACCACTTAAGAAAAGCAGTGTGTTTAATAGGGACAGTAAGCCTCTGCAACAGGAAGGGGGCTtattaccccaaatactatcctttcacttgttggacagttattgaattttatacaggtgcatctcaataaattagaatgtcgtggaaaagttcatttatttcagtaattcaactcaaattgtgaaactcgtgtattaaataaattcaatgcacacagactgaagtagtttaagtctttggttcttttaattgtgatgattttggctcacatttaacaaaaacccaccaattcactatctcaacaaattagaatatggtgacatgccaatcagctaatcaactcaaaacacctgcaaaggtttcctgagccttcaaaatggtctctcagtttggttcactaggctacacaatcatggggaagactgctgatctgacagttgtccagaagacaatcattgacacccttcacaaagagggtaagccacaaacattcattgccaaagaagctggctgttcacagagtgctgtatccaagcatgttaacagaaagttgagtggaaggaaaaagtgtggaagaaaaagatgcacaaccaaccgagagaaccgcagccttatgattgtccagtaaaatcgattcaagaatttgggtgaacttcacaaggaatggactgaggctggggtcaaggcatcaagagccaccacacacagacatgtcaaggaatttggctacagttgtcgtattcctcttgttaagccactcctgaaccacagacaacgtcagaggcgtcttacctgggctaaggagaagaagaactggactgttgcccagtgttccaaagtcctcttttcagatgagagcaagttttgtatttcatttggaaaccaaggtcctagagtctggaggaagggtggagaagctcatagcccaagttgcttgaagtccagtgttaagtttccacagtctgtgatgatttggggtgcaatgtcatctgctggtgttggtccattgtgttttttgaaaaccaaagtcactgcacctgtttaccaagaaattttggagcacttcatgcttccttctgctgaccagctttttaaagatgctgatttcattttccagcaggatttggcacctgcccacactgccaaaagcaccaaaagttggttaaaagaccatggtgttggtgtgcttgactggccagcaaactcatcagacctgaaccccatagagaatctatggggtattgtcaagaggaaagtgagaaacaagagaccaaaaaatgcagatgagctgaaggccactgtcaaagaaacctgggcttccataccacctcagcagtgccacaaactgatcacctccatgccacgccgaattgaggcagtaattaaagcaaaaagagcccctaccaagtattgagtacatatacagtaaatgaacatactttccagaaggccaacaattcactaaaaatgtttttttattggtcttatgatgtattctaatttgttgagataatgaattggtgggtttttgttaaatgtgagccaaaatcatcacaattaaaagaaccaaagacttaaactacttcagtctgtgtgcattgaatttatttaatacacgagtttcacaatttgagttgaattactgaaataaatgaacttttccacgacattctaatttattgagatgcacctgtatatacaatcataaaacaaaacatggcaacaaagaaaaaaatgaaatgacccctgttcaaaagtctgtatacccttagttcttattattgcatatttccccctttagcatcattgacagcatgcagtcttttgtaatagttgtctatgaggccccaaattcttgcagatggtatagctgcccattcgtcttggcaaaatgcctccaggtcatgcaaagtctggtcgtcttgcatgaactgcacatttgagatctccccagagtggctcaatgatattaaggtcaggagactgtgatggccactccagaaccttcacctttttctgctgtaaccactggagggtcaacttggccttgttcttaggggcattgtcatgctggaaagtccaagagcgtcccatgcgcagctttcgtgcggaagaatgcaaattgtctgccagtattttctcataaaatgctgcattcatcttatcatcaattttcacaagattccccatgcctttagagctcacacacccccaaaacatcagtgagccaccaccatgcttcacagtggggatggtattcttttcactataggccttgttgacccctctccaaacatagtgcttatagttatgaccataaagctctattttggtctcgtcactccaaattacagtgtgccagaagctgtgaggcgtgtcaaggtgttgtcgggcatattgtaaccgggcttttttgtggcattgccgcagtaaaggcttctttctggcaactcgaccatgcagctcatttttgtccaagtatcatcatattgtgctccttgaaacaaccacaccgtctttttccagagcagcctgtatttctcctgaggttacctgtgggtttttctttgtatcccgaacaattcttctggcagttgtggctgaaatctttcttggtctacctgaccttggcttggtatcaagagatccccaaattttccacttcttaataagtgattgaacagtactgactggcattttcaaggctttggatatctttttatatccttttccatctttataaagttccattaccttgttacgcaggtcttttgacagttcttttctgctccccatggctcagtatctagcctgctcagtgcatccacgtgagagtcactatccttaaataaaagacaggtttttttgcatgatcagtcatattttcaaaatcaatgccaaaatttcgcaatttctgccagggtatgcaaacttttgagcacaactgtaaataaatatatatatatatatacagttgcaatcaaaattattcaacccccctgaccagcaatacattctggtgatgtgaattaaaacacatcaactaaaacctcagtaaacaatcAAAGTAAGTttataatacacatttgagtgattttgagaacaatgagttcagtttacccaaattttaaaataaaaaattactaattctctacacaaatgtcatgtcaaaaatattcaaaccccaaagtcagtcatttgtggagcGTCCTTTAtccttaaaaacattaaaaaaatgtttcaggtaagtgttctcagacttcggacacctctctgttagaatttttccacatttcccatgagcaaaagcttccagctcattgacattctttggtttctgtgctgccactgcttccttgaaatcccaacaaaggtttgcaatgggattttaatgatggaatgaaagggccatttaaggacattccacgacccatCCCTGAACCAGAATtctggacaacttggatgtatccttggtgttactgtcttgctggaaagtccaatgatcacagagcttcaatttacacactgaaggcatcacatttttcatgccaaaatggcctgatacctgaaagaatccatggtgtcagtcacatagtcaggatagccgcttcatgcagctgcaaaacacccccataacaggacctACCcgcctccatgcttgactgtggggatgatgtcgttcttgtcatcaccttgtcatcttactccagatgtactgctgacccatgggtctaaaactcattttcagtttagtgtcatacgtccattaaaccttcttccaggactccacaggtctttcctaattacttcttgaatatttagtcaactggagtcaacatttcccttggtgaagttttgctttcttccacacccaagaaggttgctgttgtaccatttttaaaaaatgtatgaatggtgcggccaactttgtctattggaaattgaagtgccttggaaatgtacttttagccatgacctttcttgtgtaatgaaataatctcctctattagcttttgagatgGATTATTTTTAATCGCATttgttttgcatagaaatacatttttgcttacaacgctaaacttaaattttaaaacttagatAAGTGCCATTGAAGAGTGATgacttcattttgttttaaaacaattagttgtgtagccttacatatttaacaaacagctacatgcaataggggttgaataattatgacatgactgtatttttaaaaaaaaccctgctatttagaaatattaggttatatattcacactatgatctttgaatgtgtcactcaactgatatagatgtaaagtttaaaaattcttgGTCATCAGAAAAGttacaaaacatttgtaaatccttactgtcttgggggggttgaataattttgatttcaactatgtatatatatatatatatatatatatatatatatatatatatatatatatatatatatatatatatacatacataaaatcaccttgaacaaaatagaaagtgacaaataagtattttgtctcaaaataaatgtgataattttcaggatattcattagctattagatattcattattcatttaaaaatatatatatatatatatatatatatatatatatatatatatatatatatatatatatatatatatatattagatcaaACTGCACCAacatcaaactttagacattacacacaaatatctcatggaacaggaacatTTTACAGCACATAGTGATAAACAGGTGTTTTGGAAAGTCCTGTGGTAGGTTTTGTTGCTATTTATTGTTTTGGGAATATATACCgtatcaaaggagccttttatcccggggagcctttagccccgttgtaccttaCATTCCCCCAATGACATCCCCCTGAACACAATAAACTACTCGTAATAACTTTTAGCCACCTGGCAACCTATAAATCCACTTTGCTAGTTAACTATGCTTTGACATCAGCATAATAGATCAACTACAATTGCTAACAATCTTCAATCGCTTATTTTTCTAATATGTATGCACACTAGGTTCTCTGGCATTAGATCTAAAACAAATCATTGCATAGACATTTGCTCATtactttgtatttaatttttttagggtCTTGTTTTGCCTTTGGCCTATACATTTTCTAACGGACTGTACATAGGCTATTACATAGACCATAGCCTACatacatctctctctgtctctcgctctctctctctctctctctctctctctctctctctctctctctctctctatatatatatatatatatatatataaactgtacattgtttattgtgattattattatatgtaattTTGGTAAGTAAGATGTTATGATGAGTGGGGCATGGACTGTTGGAAGCGCTCTGCCTAATCTGACCTgggattataattttatataaataggTACATTTAAAGGGTAAATCAAAGTTGTTTTGCATTATTGAAAAGCCCTCGAACATACACACTGATGCACACAAAACATAGTTATTAGTTTTAAAGATGcacttttttttatgttgtcttggatttacactgacacctaggggagTGGATGCAGCATCTTTTAAAGtaaacaatagttttcagttatgatgccattgtagaagttCACTATTCACAGACAGTCATGATTGCTTAAATGCATGAGTGAAAGTTTCCAATAACCCTGCAGTTACTGGGATCAAGTAagaagtattcggctggtcatgtgatcctaacatggtgccccccccccccccatgaggggaccctctccatgttgaataaaacagcttttataaagttactgatatgactggattcttcacctcatgtaagtggtcatgattttatacacgttTTTAAAATTACTCTTAATTTCTTTAGGACTGAAACTTTTTTCTTGaggaaaattactgagtgcacctttaaatatgcagtgcagggtatgcaaacatttagaTGCATTTCATGTCTGTTCAGTACACAGACGTCCCGTATTTTAGCAGAAATGTGCTCGCCCTTACGAATAGCCCATTTATGTTGTGACTATCTCTCTCTTTGCATGCACATGAAATACTTGTTGAAATGTTCATCTTAAACTTTGTTGGACAGGAGGTGGCGGTAATGTCTCTGTCAGAACAGAGAGGCTTCTGAAATCGTTCAGTCTGAAAAATGAAGCAATTTTCACTCACTAGAAATTTAAATTGAAACCACAATGCGAATCacacaagttttttatttttaagtatttttaaaatacGCTATGGtcgttattaatattattattaggctattcttcttcttcttattattcttattctttattattattattattattattgattattattattattattattattattattattattattttattactattatcaGCCTGTTCATTTATTAGtataaattataatacatttcCTTACATTTCCTTACATTTTCCAAAACTGCACATATCAGTTCATGCCGACTTCTCTGctgtttaaatttgtaaatttaaGTGAAACTTCTGTTCTCATTTAGTTTGTGCGCTATAATATGTTAAAGACATGTTGGGGGTGTGGGGCGTCTCGTCTATTTAGACTAATTTCATGTCAAGCGATGATTATACATCATTAACATCTCTACTAAGTGAACATCATTCCACTCCATCATATCCACCAAGGaatagcctatttatttattttatatttttttttcacaacttgCTATTTAttccttaatatatatatatatatatatatatatatatatatatatatatatatatatatatatatatatatatatatatatatatacatatacacacacacacacacacataaacacacacacattcccgtattttatatatatatatatatatatatatatatatatatatatatatatatatatatataatttttttaaataaccgtGAATTTAAaaaaaccatgaaaaaaaaaattatatatatatacacacacataagcacacacacattcctgtattttatatatatattattattattttttattttttttaaataaccatgaACAAATAAGTTACAAATACGTTTTCTAACAACTAATTTTCCTCCAAAAGGAATTCCAAAAGGTTTTAACAATGCTAATAATTCATTAATGactattattgttattttctACTCCTACAATGAGGTGGTTGCTTAAAAACTTTTGTGGCACCTTTCAAGCTTATCTCACGGATGATCTCGACGCCAAAAAGATGCATATTTGAGGAGAAGCGTGACAGTGGGAGGGGTTGTCTTTCATTCATTACATGTGTTCTGGGACAGGTTAAATAACCCTCCCCTACCGTGAAGTCGGGCATTCTCGGGTGAACTCACAGAGACAAGCACACTCGGCAGGTCTTCATGTTTCTAGAGGGAGAACGGATTATGAACGCGTTCGGGCAGCAGCCTTCGAGCCAGCAAACGAGTTCCCTCCAGCACCCCAACGCGCAGGACATCCTGGACATGACTGTGTACTGCGACACCAACTTCAGCATGTACCAACAGAACCTCCATCATCACCACCACTCGCAAAGGCCAGCTGCGCATCCTTCCAGCTATGGAATTGGCGAGTACACCTCACCCACCACCAACCCTTACCTGTGGATGAACGGCCCGGGTATCGGCTCCTCTCCGTATCTGTCGGGCCCGAACGGAGGTTCGTATATTCAGTCAGGATTTGGGTCGAACCAGCGGCAGTTTCTTCCTCCTCCAACTGGCTTTGGAAGCGCAGACCTCGGTTGGCTATCCATTTCAAGTCAGCAGGAACTTTTCAAGATGGTTCGACCGCCTTATTCCTACTCCGCGCTTATTGCGATGGCTATCCAGAATGCTCAGGATAAGAAACTGACCCTCAGTCAAATTTATCAGTATGTGGCTGATAACTTTCCTTTTTACAAGAAAAGCAAAGCTGGGTGGCAAAACTCCATAAGACACAATCTGTCCTTGAATGATTGCTTCAAGAAAGTTGCGAGGGATGAAGATGACCCTGGTAAgtctaaatgttatttttattattattattattattcatacagCAATCTTTGCTTAATCATTTAACAGGCCTAATATGTGACAAAGTATATGTGGGCAAGATTTTACATTATTGCGTGTTTTTGTTTTGCGCATGATGCTGCGAATTTGAGTTGACAAAAAATCGTTGTTCCATTCAGGTAAAGGAAATTACTGGACTTTGGACCCAAACTGCGAGAAAATGTTCGATAATGGCAACTTCAgaaggaagagaaagagaagagcCGATGGGAACAGTGGAAACGCCAGCGTCTTGTCCGTCAAATCCGAGGACTCGCTCAAATTGTCGGACACGGCGAGCCTGATGAGCGCCTCCCCGCAGAGTCTCCAAAACTCCCCGACCTCCAGCGAACCAAAATCATCTCCGTCACCCTCCGCAGAGCACAgccaatgttttaacaacttcaTCGGTAACATGAACTCGATAATGGCAGGAGACAGCAACGGCACCAGAGGCCGGGACGTCAGCTCTGGACACTTGGGGGATTTTACGCACGGCATGTCTGGACATGAGACTGCGCCTCAGTCAGAACCCGGTTATCTCAACACCAACAGACTAAACTACTACACTGCATCCCATAATAACAGTGGTTTGATCAACTCACTCTCCAACCATTTCAGTGTTAATAATCTCATACATAACCGGGATGGAACAGAGGTTTAGAGACGGTTTGTTTAACCTCTAATGTGCTCTGTGAGTGCATATGGACAATCTGATCTAATTTACATTAGATGTGTCAGTGCAACTTCAATCCAGTGTTTTTAGTTGCATCAAAATGCTTCATTAACGATACATTTATTCTGCTGGACGAATAAATGCTGAAAATGCATCATTAGGCCTAAACATGAAAAGCCGTTTTCCTCGGCCACTACAACAAGTGCCTTCTGagatgctgtatttttttttttttttttttttttgtgtgtagaaGACATGtagatatattttatttaagtcGATCGAATGTTTCTGATTTCTAAATAAATCTTGCGTATATCTGAAACGTCTGTACCACCAGTTTCTTTTCTAACCAAAACATCACATGCATCATATTGTGTGATTATCTGCTAAATAgcacaacaaacacaaacacctcctgcatCAGCGGGTGTTCCCAGAGATGCAGCAATTaagacatgtttgcatgcatatgtttgtttgtttgtttgttagcaaAAGTTTGCAATCAAATAATCAGTTTAAAGGAACGACTTTTATCTATGCACTAATATAAAAGTTTCAACAGAACAGTGTCATCATAAACCTGAATGCATGCATGCACTTACAAtgtagattttttaaataaagcaagCTTTTTGAAG includes the following:
- the LOC127427354 gene encoding forkhead box protein I2-like gives rise to the protein MFLEGERIMNAFGQQPSSQQTSSLQHPNAQDILDMTVYCDTNFSMYQQNLHHHHHSQRPAAHPSSYGIGEYTSPTTNPYLWMNGPGIGSSPYLSGPNGGSYIQSGFGSNQRQFLPPPTGFGSADLGWLSISSQQELFKMVRPPYSYSALIAMAIQNAQDKKLTLSQIYQYVADNFPFYKKSKAGWQNSIRHNLSLNDCFKKVARDEDDPGKGNYWTLDPNCEKMFDNGNFRRKRKRRADGNSGNASVLSVKSEDSLKLSDTASLMSASPQSLQNSPTSSEPKSSPSPSAEHSQCFNNFIGNMNSIMAGDSNGTRGRDVSSGHLGDFTHGMSGHETAPQSEPGYLNTNRLNYYTASHNNSGLINSLSNHFSVNNLIHNRDGTEV